A single window of Acidobacteriota bacterium DNA harbors:
- a CDS encoding PEP/pyruvate-binding domain-containing protein: protein MNRRQYVSGASDIPRFDRQFFDGRETFTRIGSGGLGGKASGLAFMHKVLASHFEAGMFRNVAVNIPNLTVLTTDVFDAFIEQNRLEDIALSDEPDERIAAAFQNGAIPAAVVGDLRALVAKIHQPVAVRSSSLLEDAMFEPFAGIYATKMIPNNQADADTRFKKLTEAIKFVYASTYLSAARSYAAMTSRTISEEKMAVIIQEVVGQRSQDRFYPAVSGVARSYNFYPVGRAEPEDGIVSLALGLGKTIVDGGKCWSYSPVYPSVDPPFTIADQLEQTQTDFWAVNMGKPPAFDPLRETEYLVRCRLADAEMDDTLRHVASTYVAQDDRIVMGTAADGPRIINFRPILQLGEIPVNDLVRELLEQSEKAVGTKVEIEFALTVDSRSDTPVRFGFLQVRPMVVSHEVVDVAETELSADGVLIASSRVMGNGCFETIHDVVYVRPERFSARRTPLIARELEKLNRRLVAEGRPYLLIGFGRWGSTDPWLGTPVNWAQISGAKVIVEATLPEMNVELSQGSHFFHNITSFRICYFSVRHDGEHSIDWSWLNGRPTFTETDNVRHVRLSSPLKVRVDGRHGRGVVFS from the coding sequence GTGAATCGCCGGCAGTACGTATCCGGTGCGTCGGATATTCCTCGTTTTGACCGCCAGTTCTTCGACGGCCGTGAAACCTTCACTCGCATCGGCTCGGGCGGTCTCGGCGGCAAGGCATCGGGGCTCGCCTTCATGCACAAGGTGCTCGCGTCGCATTTCGAGGCCGGCATGTTTCGCAACGTTGCCGTGAACATCCCCAATCTCACGGTTCTGACGACCGACGTGTTTGACGCCTTTATCGAGCAGAACCGTCTTGAGGACATCGCGCTGTCCGATGAACCTGACGAGCGCATAGCCGCCGCCTTCCAGAACGGTGCGATTCCGGCCGCAGTCGTCGGTGATCTGCGCGCCCTCGTCGCCAAGATCCACCAGCCCGTGGCCGTCCGCTCATCGAGCCTCCTGGAAGACGCCATGTTCGAGCCGTTCGCCGGCATCTACGCAACCAAGATGATCCCGAACAACCAGGCCGATGCGGACACGCGATTCAAAAAGCTGACCGAGGCAATAAAGTTCGTCTATGCATCCACGTACCTGAGTGCGGCCAGGAGCTACGCCGCGATGACCAGCCGGACGATCAGTGAGGAGAAGATGGCCGTCATCATTCAGGAAGTTGTGGGTCAGCGGTCCCAGGATCGCTTCTACCCGGCCGTCTCCGGGGTGGCGCGATCCTACAATTTCTACCCGGTAGGACGGGCCGAACCTGAGGACGGTATCGTCAGCCTGGCCCTGGGGCTGGGGAAAACGATTGTCGACGGCGGCAAGTGCTGGTCGTACTCGCCGGTTTACCCGTCGGTCGACCCGCCGTTCACTATTGCCGACCAACTGGAACAGACACAGACGGACTTCTGGGCTGTCAACATGGGGAAACCCCCGGCCTTTGACCCCTTACGGGAGACCGAGTATCTTGTGAGGTGCCGCCTGGCGGATGCCGAGATGGACGACACCCTGCGCCACGTCGCGTCCACGTACGTGGCACAGGATGATCGGATCGTAATGGGCACAGCCGCCGACGGGCCGCGCATTATCAACTTCAGGCCCATCCTGCAACTGGGCGAGATACCGGTGAACGACCTCGTACGGGAGTTGCTCGAACAGTCTGAAAAAGCGGTCGGAACCAAAGTCGAGATCGAGTTCGCCCTGACCGTGGATTCCCGGAGTGACACACCGGTGCGTTTCGGCTTCCTGCAAGTCAGGCCGATGGTCGTCTCGCACGAAGTAGTGGACGTTGCCGAGACCGAGTTGAGCGCGGACGGCGTGCTGATCGCATCGAGCCGGGTCATGGGAAACGGGTGTTTCGAGACAATCCATGACGTCGTTTACGTCCGACCGGAGCGGTTCAGTGCCCGCCGGACGCCCCTGATCGCCCGGGAACTTGAGAAACTTAATCGCCGCCTGGTCGCGGAGGGACGTCCTTACCTGCTCATCGGCTTTGGCCGGTGGGGAAGCACCGACCCCTGGCTCGGCACGCCGGTCAACTGGGCCCAGATATCCGGCGCGAAGGTAATCGTGGAAGCTACCTTGCCGGAAATGAACGTCGAACTGAGCCAGGGCTCACACTTCTTCCACAACATCACCAGCTTCCGGATCTGCTATTTCTCCGTGCGTCACGATGGAGAGCATTCTATCGACTGGTCCTGGCTTAACGGCCGGCCAACGTTCACAGAAACCGATAATGTACGCCACGTGCGGCTGTCATCGCCCTTGAAAGTCAGGGTCGATGGTCGCCATGGCCGGGGTGTGGTATTCTCATGA